In Rhodospirillum rubrum ATCC 11170, a genomic segment contains:
- a CDS encoding FAD-binding oxidoreductase, which translates to MTLHAFLEGARALLPPAAILFGEAVTPFLSSTSGHRRRVPLLVRPTNTGEVQALARLATTCAVTLYPISKGRNWGLGSRLPGCEDCVILDLGGLDRINAIDERFGIAVIEPGVTQAALADALAARGSAFFLDVTGSGRETSVLGNTLERGVAYNSLRAELVQSLEVVLADGSLLRTGFAHYPTSRLGGLSRFAPGPDLSGLFVQSNLGIVVGGAVALLPRPERQMTFMVSVKDEARLPAFFDALRALRREGTLSSVVHVGNRRRSEITLTPLVHAEMAARGRDPTRAEAQKLTDRFLTGRWSAIGSVMGPAAQVRVARRRIARALGGLGAVRFLSPGFRRFAKALSARIPGLGDVNCFLCAVDPLLDLTSGRPTNAALHSTYWPHADQSEAAADPDRGPGGIVFAAPVVPLDGAAVREAVDLTYELCRAHGFEAAITLNLMNDRTLEGVVSIDFRRDDPENLAAAHRCLRALNQGYVENGFTPYRVDIDSMDLVVDPADPFWATVSRLKQALDPAGVVAPGRYCPP; encoded by the coding sequence TTGACCCTTCACGCCTTCCTTGAGGGCGCGCGCGCCCTTCTTCCCCCGGCCGCCATTCTTTTCGGCGAGGCGGTGACCCCTTTTCTTTCCTCGACCAGCGGCCATCGCCGGCGGGTGCCGCTGCTCGTGCGGCCGACAAACACCGGCGAGGTTCAGGCCCTCGCCCGCCTTGCCACCACCTGCGCGGTGACGCTCTATCCGATCAGCAAGGGGCGCAACTGGGGCCTGGGCTCGCGGCTGCCCGGCTGCGAGGATTGCGTGATCCTCGATCTGGGCGGGCTCGACCGCATCAATGCCATCGATGAACGGTTCGGCATCGCCGTCATCGAACCCGGGGTGACGCAGGCCGCCCTGGCCGACGCTCTGGCGGCGCGGGGCTCGGCCTTCTTCCTTGATGTGACCGGATCGGGGCGCGAGACCAGCGTGCTTGGCAATACCCTGGAACGCGGGGTGGCCTATAATTCGCTGCGCGCCGAATTGGTGCAGTCGCTCGAGGTGGTCCTGGCCGATGGCAGCTTGCTGCGCACCGGCTTCGCCCATTATCCGACCAGCCGCCTGGGCGGGCTCAGCCGCTTCGCCCCCGGGCCCGATCTGAGCGGGCTGTTCGTTCAATCCAACCTGGGCATCGTCGTTGGCGGAGCGGTGGCGCTGTTGCCAAGGCCCGAGCGCCAGATGACCTTCATGGTCTCGGTGAAGGACGAGGCGCGGCTTCCCGCGTTCTTCGACGCCCTGCGGGCCCTGCGCCGCGAGGGAACCCTGAGCAGCGTCGTTCATGTCGGCAACCGTCGGCGCAGCGAAATCACCCTGACGCCGCTGGTCCATGCCGAGATGGCGGCGCGCGGGCGCGATCCGACGCGGGCCGAGGCCCAAAAGCTGACCGATCGCTTCCTGACCGGCCGCTGGAGCGCCATCGGCTCGGTGATGGGGCCGGCCGCCCAGGTTCGGGTAGCGCGCCGCCGCATCGCCCGGGCTTTGGGCGGCCTTGGCGCCGTGCGCTTCCTGTCGCCGGGCTTTCGCCGCTTCGCCAAGGCGCTCAGCGCCCGGATCCCGGGGCTGGGCGACGTCAATTGTTTCCTCTGCGCCGTCGATCCCTTGCTTGACCTCACCAGCGGCCGGCCGACCAACGCGGCGCTGCACAGCACCTATTGGCCCCATGCCGATCAATCCGAGGCGGCCGCCGATCCCGATCGCGGGCCGGGCGGCATCGTCTTCGCCGCCCCCGTGGTGCCCTTGGACGGCGCGGCGGTGCGCGAGGCCGTCGACCTGACCTATGAGCTTTGCCGCGCCCACGGCTTCGAAGCGGCGATCACCCTTAATCTGATGAACGACCGCACCCTGGAAGGCGTGGTCAGCATCGATTTTCGCCGCGACGACCCCGAGAACTTGGCCGCCGCCCATCGCTGCCTGCGGGCGCTCAACCAGGGTTATGTGGAAAACGGCTTCACCCCCTATCGGGTCGATATCGATTCGATGGATCTGGTCGTCGATCCGGCCGATCCCTTCTGGGCCACGGTGTCGCGCCTCAAGCAGGCCCTGGATCCGGCGGGGGTGGTGGCGCCGGGCCGCTATTGCCCGCCATGA
- a CDS encoding FemAB family XrtA/PEP-CTERM system-associated protein, with amino-acid sequence MIIRQLTPAASAAWDLFVESCPQGTFFHRAGWQRVIDQAFGQTNHFLYAEQDGAIVGVLPLTYVRSPLFGNRLVSTAWCVGGGAAVVEAAAAEALERAAVDLLMAGPARYIEIRDPAVPHGEGSGWQCKEGLYAAFERPIAASDEACLTAIPRKQRAVVRKAIDSGLQGRFDDDPSTFYELYALSMRNLGTPVFSKPYITLLRDVFGVDTTTIYTVYGDQRPLSSVLNFTFRDKIMPYYTGADPEARKQGAADLMYYGVMCAARARGLGVFDFGRSKVGTGPFAFKKNWGFTPRPVIHEYLVKDGGPMPDVNPTNPKYRAMIALWRRLPLAVANTLGPWISRQVG; translated from the coding sequence ATGATCATTCGCCAACTGACCCCCGCGGCCTCCGCCGCCTGGGACCTCTTTGTCGAAAGCTGCCCGCAGGGAACCTTCTTTCACCGCGCCGGCTGGCAGCGGGTGATCGATCAGGCCTTTGGTCAGACCAACCACTTTTTGTATGCCGAACAGGATGGGGCGATCGTCGGCGTCCTGCCTTTGACCTATGTGCGCAGCCCGCTGTTTGGCAATCGGCTGGTCTCGACCGCCTGGTGCGTCGGCGGCGGGGCGGCGGTGGTCGAAGCGGCGGCGGCCGAAGCCCTGGAACGGGCGGCGGTCGATCTGCTCATGGCCGGGCCGGCGCGCTATATCGAAATCCGCGATCCCGCCGTTCCCCATGGCGAAGGCTCGGGCTGGCAATGCAAAGAAGGCCTTTACGCCGCTTTCGAGCGGCCGATCGCCGCCAGCGACGAGGCCTGTCTGACGGCGATTCCCCGCAAGCAACGCGCCGTGGTGCGCAAGGCGATCGACAGCGGCCTGCAAGGGCGCTTTGACGACGATCCTTCGACTTTTTATGAGTTATACGCGCTGAGCATGCGCAATTTGGGAACGCCGGTGTTCTCGAAGCCCTATATAACCCTGCTACGCGATGTCTTCGGCGTTGATACCACCACGATTTATACGGTTTATGGCGATCAGCGGCCGCTCTCTTCGGTTTTGAACTTTACCTTTCGCGATAAGATCATGCCCTATTATACGGGAGCCGACCCCGAGGCCCGTAAACAGGGCGCCGCCGATCTGATGTATTACGGCGTGATGTGCGCGGCGCGGGCGCGCGGACTGGGCGTGTTCGATTTCGGGCGCAGCAAGGTGGGAACCGGGCCATTCGCTTTCAAGAAGAACTGGGGGTTCACCCCCCGGCCGGTGATCCACGAGTATCTGGTCAAGGATGGCGGACCGATGCCCGATGTCAATCCGACCAATCCGAAATATCGGGCGATGATCGCCCTTTGGCGGCGACTGCCCCTTGCTGTGGCCAATACGCTTGGCCCTTGGATCAGCCGCCAAGTCGGCTGA
- a CDS encoding XrtA system polysaccharide deacetylase, with the protein MVAPPLRRDGRIVNAMSVDVEEHFQVQALAGRVSRDQWDGLESRVEANTGRVLDLFARHGVTATFFTLGWIAERHPGLIRRIVAEGHELASHGWAHHLVTSQTPEQFRADVRQTKALLEDIGGVAVRGYRAATFSVCPSTLWALGILEEEGYAYSSSIFPVHHDLYGMPDAPRFAFHPLPGRAFIEYPMTTLRLAGRNLPCGGGGYFRLLPLALFRAALSRIQASESQPGIFYFHPWEIDPDQPRFDGLPLKSRFRHYVNLDRMAGKLDRLLGAFAWDRLDRVFGVAPQGDPPAPRRPSADRAVS; encoded by the coding sequence GTGGTCGCCCCGCCCCTGCGCCGCGACGGACGCATCGTCAATGCCATGAGCGTCGATGTCGAAGAGCATTTCCAGGTCCAGGCCCTGGCTGGGCGGGTATCGCGCGATCAGTGGGATGGTCTGGAAAGCCGGGTGGAGGCCAATACCGGGCGCGTCCTTGATCTTTTCGCCCGTCACGGGGTGACGGCCACCTTCTTCACCCTGGGCTGGATCGCCGAGCGCCATCCGGGGCTGATCCGCCGCATCGTCGCCGAGGGGCACGAACTGGCCTCCCACGGCTGGGCCCACCATCTGGTGACCAGCCAGACGCCCGAGCAGTTCCGCGCCGATGTGCGCCAGACCAAGGCCCTGCTTGAGGATATCGGCGGCGTCGCGGTGCGCGGCTATCGGGCGGCGACCTTTTCGGTCTGTCCCTCGACCCTATGGGCGCTGGGGATCCTCGAGGAGGAAGGCTACGCCTATAGCTCGAGCATCTTCCCGGTCCACCATGATCTTTATGGGATGCCCGACGCGCCGCGCTTCGCCTTCCACCCCCTGCCCGGCCGCGCCTTCATCGAATATCCGATGACGACCCTGCGGCTGGCCGGGCGCAATCTGCCCTGCGGCGGCGGCGGTTATTTCCGGCTGTTGCCGCTGGCCCTGTTCCGCGCCGCCCTGTCGCGCATTCAGGCGAGCGAATCCCAGCCGGGAATCTTCTATTTCCACCCCTGGGAGATCGACCCCGACCAGCCGCGCTTCGATGGATTGCCGCTGAAGTCGCGCTTCCGCCATTACGTCAATCTCGATCGGATGGCCGGCAAGCTCGATCGTCTGCTGGGCGCTTTCGCCTGGGACCGCCTTGACCGGGTGTTCGGCGTGGCGCCCCAAGGCGATCCCCCGGCGCCGCGCCGCCCTTCGGCCGATCGCGCCGTGTCATGA
- a CDS encoding XrtA/PEP-CTERM system-associated ATPase, whose protein sequence is MYLDFYGLHAHPFQLTPDPAFFFGANGHTRAKSYLMFGLSQGEGFVVVTGDVGAGKTTLLSHMLRSLSDRSIRVARLSTTQLSADDTARVVARAFGLAEPAHPSKGAWLEAIEVFLTQVRAAGERCVLIVDEVQNMGFAALEELRMLGNLGIDDGHSALQTILVGQPQFRNTLAGPSLDQLRQRIVASCHLGPIEPEEVGHYMRYRLTQAGWRGDPSFEEAVFPAVYRHSGGLPRRINILCSRLLLAGFLQERHDLRAQDVEEVAAELEAEAGEVIGVAGETRAGARLDGRFIDAGSLADLEERVLGIEERLRKVDLVVRRGLLNFSDFVSELNAVWKGRP, encoded by the coding sequence ATGTATCTGGATTTCTACGGTCTTCATGCCCATCCCTTCCAATTGACGCCCGATCCCGCGTTCTTTTTTGGGGCGAATGGGCATACGCGGGCGAAATCCTATCTGATGTTCGGCCTGAGCCAGGGGGAAGGCTTCGTCGTGGTCACCGGCGATGTCGGGGCGGGCAAGACCACTTTGCTGTCGCATATGCTGCGATCGCTGTCGGATCGGAGCATCCGCGTCGCCCGGCTGTCGACCACCCAGCTCAGCGCCGATGACACGGCCCGGGTGGTCGCCCGCGCCTTCGGCCTTGCCGAGCCCGCCCATCCGAGCAAGGGGGCTTGGCTGGAGGCGATCGAAGTTTTTCTCACCCAGGTCCGCGCCGCCGGCGAACGCTGCGTTCTGATCGTCGACGAGGTTCAGAACATGGGCTTCGCTGCCCTGGAAGAACTGCGGATGCTGGGCAACTTGGGGATCGACGACGGCCATTCGGCCCTGCAGACGATCCTGGTCGGCCAGCCGCAGTTCCGCAACACCCTGGCCGGTCCCAGCCTCGATCAATTGCGCCAGCGCATCGTCGCCTCGTGTCATCTGGGGCCGATCGAGCCCGAGGAGGTCGGCCACTACATGCGCTATCGCCTGACCCAGGCGGGATGGCGGGGCGATCCGTCGTTCGAGGAGGCGGTGTTTCCGGCGGTCTATCGCCACAGCGGCGGTTTGCCGCGGCGGATCAATATTTTGTGTTCGCGGCTGCTGCTTGCCGGCTTCCTTCAGGAACGCCACGACCTGCGCGCCCAGGATGTGGAAGAGGTCGCCGCCGAACTGGAGGCCGAGGCCGGCGAGGTGATCGGGGTGGCCGGGGAGACCCGGGCCGGCGCCCGGCTGGACGGCCGCTTCATCGACGCCGGATCGCTGGCCGATCTTGAGGAGCGGGTGCTGGGCATCGAGGAACGCCTGCGCAAGGTCGATCTGGTGGTGCGGCGGGGCTTGCTCAATTTTTCCGATTTCGTCTCTGAACTGAACGCTGTCTGGAAAGGCCGGCCCTGA
- a CDS encoding TIGR03016 family PEP-CTERM system-associated outer membrane protein, translated as MSTHRMNAVGGGASRSAGDRQGGAVGGAGHRAKASPRPGLPLVLLSGLGAWAIPPAAAEVDITPSLSLEEAYTDNVYMTESGKEGDLISTGTAAIDLRSLSRRLKASSNYSISQDLYLDHSELNGYQQSFLGVNQATVVEEHFFVDARGALSQQQTSGVGDQTATNRTNPGGGQTQVLNVSLRPYYVQHWDDLVVSTLSYRLNTVQYLSPSSGDSGETPEGSVQHQTSIEVGNGTFFDRTLWAARVEDDRSVGGSKETTSQTYEGRGEYRLTRMVGLLATVGYDSFSDGGDSEDSEETTALYGRSNSDQYSGAFWNAGVHLTPGPRTDLSVRYGQRYNEPWWSGDLTYRLSEALTFRASYGVDVQNQQQNLASRLDAVRFDGDTLDLVDGAGNPADPNRTDSTLVDAVSRTETLRVGLNGVLDRNSFEVQGSYIQRDYGSSSLRPKDNTLQVSGSYRRTLSPLTGAGVRVSYSTRDGEFSGTTSSSSSASSASASKNTLMMSVNMDHKLSDTLRGRVEVSRLERSGGSEVTENAVSLFLKASF; from the coding sequence ATGTCGACACACCGGATGAACGCGGTCGGCGGCGGGGCCTCGCGCTCCGCCGGCGACCGGCAAGGGGGGGCGGTTGGCGGGGCCGGGCACCGCGCCAAGGCGTCACCGCGCCCCGGTCTGCCTTTGGTGCTGCTGTCGGGGCTGGGCGCCTGGGCCATTCCCCCGGCCGCCGCCGAGGTCGATATCACGCCGAGCCTCTCGCTCGAGGAAGCCTATACCGACAACGTCTATATGACCGAATCGGGCAAGGAGGGCGATCTGATCTCCACCGGGACGGCGGCGATCGACCTGCGGTCGCTGTCGCGGCGCTTGAAAGCCTCGTCGAACTATTCGATCAGCCAGGATCTGTATCTCGACCATTCCGAGTTGAACGGCTATCAGCAGTCGTTTTTGGGGGTCAATCAGGCGACGGTGGTCGAAGAGCATTTTTTCGTCGATGCCCGTGGCGCGCTCAGTCAGCAGCAGACCTCGGGGGTCGGCGATCAGACGGCCACCAATCGCACCAATCCCGGCGGCGGCCAGACCCAGGTGCTCAACGTCTCGCTGCGCCCTTATTATGTCCAGCATTGGGATGACTTGGTCGTCAGCACCCTGTCCTATCGCCTCAACACGGTGCAATACCTTTCGCCGTCGTCGGGTGACAGCGGCGAGACGCCCGAAGGCAGCGTTCAGCACCAGACCTCGATCGAAGTCGGCAATGGCACCTTCTTCGACCGCACCTTGTGGGCGGCGCGGGTGGAAGACGACCGCTCGGTCGGCGGATCGAAGGAGACGACCTCGCAAACCTATGAGGGGCGGGGCGAGTACCGTCTGACCCGCATGGTCGGGCTGCTCGCCACCGTCGGCTATGATTCGTTTTCCGATGGCGGGGACTCGGAGGACTCCGAGGAGACCACCGCGCTTTATGGCCGATCGAACAGCGACCAATACTCGGGGGCCTTCTGGAACGCCGGCGTGCACCTGACGCCGGGGCCGCGGACGGATCTATCCGTCCGCTATGGCCAGCGCTACAACGAACCCTGGTGGAGCGGCGATCTGACCTATCGCCTGTCCGAGGCCCTGACCTTCCGGGCCAGTTATGGTGTCGACGTTCAGAACCAGCAACAAAATCTGGCCTCGCGGCTTGATGCCGTGCGCTTCGATGGCGATACCCTGGATCTGGTCGATGGCGCGGGCAATCCGGCCGATCCCAATCGCACCGATTCGACCCTGGTCGATGCCGTCTCGCGGACGGAAACCCTGCGGGTGGGATTGAACGGCGTTCTCGATCGCAACAGCTTCGAAGTGCAGGGGTCCTATATCCAGCGCGATTACGGATCGTCGTCGCTGCGTCCGAAAGACAATACGCTTCAGGTCTCCGGGTCTTATCGCCGCACCCTGTCGCCGCTGACCGGCGCCGGCGTGCGGGTGTCTTATTCGACCCGGGATGGCGAGTTCAGCGGAACCACGTCAAGCAGTTCTTCGGCCTCAAGCGCCTCGGCGTCGAAGAACACCCTGATGATGTCGGTGAATATGGACCACAAGCTGAGTGACACTTTGCGCGGACGGGTGGAAGTCAGCCGCCTGGAACGCAGCGGAGGCAGCGAGGTCACCGAAAACGCCGTGTCGCTTTTCCTGAAAGCCTCTTTCTGA
- a CDS encoding XrtA/PEP-CTERM system exopolysaccharide export protein — protein MAFLGGLAACSGLDAPPATGFETGERPVYVVGPGDSLDVFVWGQPDLSRSIVVRPDGRLTLPLVTDLVAAGKTPSELSAAITEQLQTYVQNPVVSVMVVNFAGPFDKQVRVVGEAATPKALQYRDRMTTLDAMIEVGGLKQFAAGNRAVLVRGQPPEAKSYRVRLEDLMNDGDITANVPLMPGDVLIIPQSWF, from the coding sequence GTGGCGTTTCTTGGCGGCCTTGCGGCCTGTTCGGGTTTGGATGCGCCGCCGGCGACCGGATTCGAGACGGGAGAGCGACCGGTCTATGTGGTCGGCCCCGGGGATTCGCTGGATGTCTTCGTCTGGGGGCAGCCCGATCTGTCGCGCTCCATCGTCGTTCGCCCCGACGGCCGCCTGACCCTGCCGCTGGTCACCGATCTGGTCGCGGCGGGCAAAACGCCCTCTGAATTATCGGCCGCGATCACCGAGCAGCTGCAGACCTACGTGCAAAATCCGGTGGTTTCGGTGATGGTCGTCAATTTCGCCGGCCCCTTCGACAAACAGGTCCGCGTCGTCGGCGAGGCCGCCACGCCCAAGGCCCTGCAATACCGCGACCGCATGACCACTCTGGACGCGATGATCGAAGTCGGCGGCTTGAAGCAGTTCGCCGCCGGAAACCGCGCCGTTCTGGTGCGCGGCCAGCCGCCCGAGGCCAAGTCCTACCGCGTCCGTCTGGAAGATCTGATGAACGACGGCGACATCACCGCCAATGTGCCGTTGATGCCCGGTGACGTTCTGATCATTCCGCAGAGCTGGTTCTAG
- a CDS encoding XrtA system polysaccharide chain length determinant gives MNAIFEALLSHVPAMWRRRWIVMVVAWVACLVGWGAVALIPNVYSTATTVYVETESLLRPLLQGMTIDVGTDKLRIMNQTLTSRPNLEKVVRVVGLGGSSPADFNAAVTKVQKDISVRMSERNNTFTISYGARDPEVAFRVVDTLLTIFVESNLGFARQELDVAREFIGKQVKEYEERVAEAERKLADFKRENTEFLPGASTYREYLDGLRRETAAIAAEIADTKAKVASMTTQLGDLKPMVPSGGAAAMSPLQMRVEQMRASLDDLKLRYTEKHPAMEETRRQLAILEDRLRSEGGSSAGGMGAIPNPVYENVRMEKVALTAQIAALENRFTRKTEEVAQLEAKAPRVPEVEAEFTRLTRDAELVRRQFEELQARQEAAKLSQSREMEAEKVQFRVINPPQKAQHPSGIKRSLLITAVLFGGLGLGLALTFLISAMQSTFYSPYRIIHALGVPVIGTISFIAPRRTLGSKLALGSFSASALLLVVAWMALMLVEYQWGLPTLLPQRLQDQFSFPMTASLASGHSLPAQPAV, from the coding sequence GTGAACGCGATTTTCGAGGCCCTTCTCTCCCATGTTCCCGCCATGTGGCGCCGCCGTTGGATCGTCATGGTGGTGGCCTGGGTGGCGTGCCTTGTCGGCTGGGGCGCCGTCGCCCTCATCCCCAATGTCTATTCGACGGCGACGACGGTTTATGTTGAAACCGAGTCCCTGTTGCGCCCGCTGCTCCAGGGCATGACCATCGATGTCGGCACCGACAAGCTCCGCATCATGAACCAGACCCTGACCAGCCGGCCCAACCTGGAAAAGGTGGTGCGGGTGGTCGGCCTCGGCGGTTCCTCGCCCGCCGATTTCAACGCGGCGGTCACCAAGGTGCAAAAGGATATTTCGGTCCGCATGTCGGAACGCAATAACACCTTCACTATTTCCTATGGCGCCCGCGATCCCGAAGTCGCCTTCCGCGTCGTCGACACCTTGTTGACCATCTTCGTTGAAAGCAATCTTGGCTTCGCCCGCCAGGAACTTGACGTCGCCCGCGAGTTCATCGGCAAGCAGGTCAAGGAATACGAAGAGCGGGTCGCCGAGGCCGAGCGCAAACTTGCCGACTTCAAGCGCGAGAACACCGAGTTCCTGCCCGGGGCCTCGACCTACCGCGAGTATCTCGACGGCCTGCGCCGCGAGACGGCGGCGATCGCCGCCGAAATCGCCGATACCAAGGCCAAGGTCGCCTCGATGACCACCCAGCTTGGCGATCTCAAGCCGATGGTTCCCTCAGGGGGGGCGGCGGCGATGTCGCCGCTGCAGATGCGGGTCGAGCAGATGCGAGCCTCGCTCGACGATCTTAAGTTGCGCTATACGGAAAAGCATCCGGCGATGGAGGAGACGCGCCGGCAACTGGCGATCCTTGAAGATCGCCTGCGCAGCGAGGGCGGATCGTCCGCCGGCGGGATGGGGGCCATTCCCAATCCGGTCTATGAGAACGTCCGCATGGAAAAGGTCGCCCTGACGGCGCAGATCGCCGCCTTGGAAAACCGTTTCACCCGCAAGACCGAGGAAGTGGCCCAACTGGAGGCGAAGGCGCCCCGGGTTCCCGAGGTCGAGGCCGAGTTTACCCGACTGACCCGTGACGCCGAGCTGGTCCGCCGCCAGTTCGAGGAGCTCCAGGCCCGCCAGGAGGCGGCCAAGCTGTCGCAAAGTCGGGAAATGGAAGCCGAAAAGGTCCAGTTCCGGGTGATCAACCCGCCGCAGAAGGCCCAGCATCCCTCGGGCATCAAGCGGTCCTTGCTGATTACGGCGGTGCTGTTTGGCGGCCTTGGCCTGGGGCTGGCCCTGACCTTCCTGATCAGCGCCATGCAATCGACCTTTTATAGTCCCTATCGCATCATCCATGCGCTGGGCGTGCCGGTGATCGGAACGATCTCGTTCATCGCCCCCCGGCGAACCCTTGGCTCCAAGCTGGCCCTCGGCTCGTTCAGCGCCAGCGCCTTGCTGCTGGTCGTCGCCTGGATGGCCCTGATGCTGGTGGAATACCAATGGGGACTGCCCACCTTGCTGCCGCAGCGGCTGCAAGACCAGTTCTCCTTCCCGATGACCGCGTCGCTCGCCAGTGGCCATTCCCTCCCGGCACAGCCGGCGGTTTGA
- a CDS encoding XrtA-associated tyrosine autokinase, producing the protein MSKEDTLDKTTQPPRPLSTVERAARLLIDAASSAPLPPRPIPPPPAAPPIASPDGAARSQPVPPPPPFKRAPPPAAPAARAAEADKPQRPRPDPVTIDFAALEKRGFLTPNSPRARITDEFRLIKRQLLERAFTADPKDHMNAVMVSSSMPGEGKTFVTINLAMSLAKEIDLHVLVVDADLSRPGLSPTLGMKALPGLSDLLSDPSLDIADVLRPTNIPTLGIIPSGQPHRMGPELLASQRALSVISELAERYPDRLILIDTAPFLVSSEGMALKLQVGQILLVVEAERTTEQEVRATLDMIGDHEGVSVVLNATRTRFLSSLTRSKPYEYYLHK; encoded by the coding sequence ATGAGCAAGGAGGATACCCTGGATAAGACGACCCAGCCGCCGCGCCCTCTCTCCACCGTCGAGCGAGCCGCCCGGCTGCTGATCGACGCCGCGTCCTCGGCGCCGCTCCCCCCCCGTCCGATCCCCCCTCCCCCGGCCGCGCCCCCCATCGCCTCGCCCGACGGCGCTGCCCGCTCCCAGCCGGTTCCCCCGCCGCCGCCGTTCAAGCGGGCGCCGCCGCCGGCCGCACCCGCCGCCCGGGCCGCCGAGGCCGATAAGCCGCAACGTCCCCGGCCCGACCCGGTCACCATCGATTTTGCCGCCCTGGAAAAGCGCGGCTTCCTGACACCCAACAGCCCCCGGGCCCGCATCACCGACGAATTCCGGCTGATCAAGCGCCAGCTTCTGGAACGGGCCTTCACCGCCGATCCCAAGGATCACATGAACGCGGTGATGGTCAGCAGTTCGATGCCGGGCGAGGGCAAGACCTTCGTCACCATCAATCTGGCGATGAGTCTGGCCAAGGAGATCGATCTGCATGTTCTGGTCGTCGATGCCGATCTCAGCCGTCCGGGATTATCGCCGACCCTTGGCATGAAGGCCCTGCCCGGCCTCAGCGACCTGCTGTCCGATCCCAGCCTTGATATCGCCGATGTTCTGCGCCCGACCAATATTCCCACCCTCGGCATCATTCCCAGCGGCCAGCCCCATCGCATGGGACCGGAATTGCTGGCCAGCCAGCGGGCGCTGTCGGTGATCAGCGAACTGGCCGAACGCTATCCCGACCGCCTGATCCTGATCGATACCGCCCCCTTCCTGGTCAGCAGCGAGGGCATGGCCCTGAAGCTTCAGGTCGGTCAGATCCTTCTCGTCGTCGAAGCCGAGCGGACGACCGAGCAGGAAGTCCGCGCCACGCTCGACATGATTGGCGACCACGAGGGCGTCTCGGTGGTGCTCAACGCCACCCGAACCCGCTTCTTGTCGTCGCTGACCCGCTCGAAGCCCTACGAATATTACCTTCACAAATAA